The Williamsia sp. DF01-3 genome has a window encoding:
- a CDS encoding FAD-dependent oxidoreductase gives MSYTEVPRPVLSVAGMTRRQLLGAAVAGAVGVSVGATVLGAGTSTAGMNPDELFDVVIVGGGLSGLAAARSVARAGKSVRVLEARERAGGRVHNITTPKLGVTLDAGAEFVGPTQTHIAALAHEYGVVSVPTYNEGDSVFWNSGRRSTMPSALGIPIDPASPEAAFALAQLEVQGLLQFPVGEPWKHPDASYLDSITWKQWLEARSMSPTARMLLSLACSAALSVEADEVSALYFFNYVAAAGDEANPGSLIRLLGTSGGAQERLFVGGAALIPLRMAAALGDRMLYNAAVRHISWGDGFATVQSDAGALRARKVIVAMSPAITGRIQFSPGLPAGRTGLQDGYRMGAISKFAAVYAEPFWRAKGLSGQVIGNGDPIDVCFENYAEGNHVLMGFISADAMRRLDNAPQEQLVDECIKNFVDYFGPEARDHLDHGVFKWDLEPWSQGGPVAVSRPGTLTRYGNALRAPVGPVHWAGTETSDYWTGYMDGAVRSGERAAREVIAAL, from the coding sequence ATGTCCTACACCGAAGTTCCGCGCCCTGTTCTGAGTGTTGCCGGCATGACCCGCAGACAATTGTTGGGCGCGGCGGTGGCAGGGGCGGTCGGCGTCTCAGTCGGAGCCACTGTTCTCGGAGCCGGGACATCAACCGCGGGAATGAACCCCGATGAGCTCTTCGACGTCGTCATCGTCGGCGGCGGTCTGTCGGGTCTTGCTGCTGCGAGATCTGTTGCAAGAGCCGGAAAGTCGGTGCGGGTTCTCGAGGCCCGCGAGCGCGCCGGCGGACGTGTCCACAACATCACCACACCGAAACTTGGTGTCACCCTCGATGCCGGAGCGGAGTTCGTGGGCCCGACGCAGACCCACATTGCCGCATTGGCACATGAATACGGTGTTGTTTCAGTGCCCACCTATAACGAGGGGGACAGCGTCTTTTGGAACAGCGGCCGGCGATCCACCATGCCGAGTGCGCTGGGGATACCGATCGACCCGGCCAGTCCTGAGGCGGCGTTTGCTCTCGCCCAGCTCGAGGTGCAAGGTCTGCTCCAATTCCCGGTGGGTGAGCCATGGAAACACCCTGATGCGTCCTACCTTGACTCGATCACCTGGAAGCAATGGCTGGAAGCGCGATCGATGTCCCCGACTGCCAGGATGTTGCTCTCGCTCGCCTGCTCTGCTGCATTGTCGGTCGAAGCCGACGAAGTGTCGGCCCTGTACTTCTTCAATTACGTTGCCGCAGCAGGAGACGAGGCCAACCCCGGTAGCCTCATTCGACTTCTGGGCACCTCCGGTGGCGCCCAGGAGCGGCTCTTTGTCGGCGGTGCTGCGCTGATTCCTCTTCGGATGGCCGCAGCGCTGGGTGATCGCATGTTGTACAACGCCGCAGTCCGTCACATCTCGTGGGGCGATGGGTTCGCGACCGTACAGAGTGATGCGGGGGCGTTGCGGGCGAGGAAGGTCATCGTTGCCATGTCGCCCGCGATCACCGGTCGCATCCAGTTCAGCCCTGGGCTGCCGGCAGGCCGTACCGGTTTGCAGGACGGCTATCGGATGGGTGCCATCAGCAAGTTCGCAGCCGTGTACGCCGAGCCGTTCTGGCGTGCGAAGGGATTGTCGGGTCAGGTCATCGGAAACGGCGACCCGATCGACGTTTGCTTCGAGAACTATGCCGAAGGCAATCACGTCCTGATGGGGTTCATCTCGGCCGACGCGATGCGGCGATTGGACAACGCGCCGCAGGAACAGCTGGTCGACGAGTGCATCAAGAACTTCGTCGACTATTTCGGTCCGGAGGCCCGGGACCATCTGGATCACGGCGTTTTCAAGTGGGACCTCGAACCGTGGTCGCAAGGCGGCCCGGTGGCCGTCAGCAGACCCGGAACGCTGACACGGTATGGCAACGCCTTGCGAGCGCCCGTGGGTCCGGTCCACTGGGCTGGTACCGAGACTTCCGACTACTGGACCGGGTACATGGATGGCGCAGTGAGGTCCGGGGAACGTGCCGCTCGTGAGGTCATCGCGGCTCTGTAG
- the tyrS gene encoding tyrosine--tRNA ligase, with the protein MTAAILDELNWRGLIAQTTDIDELAKVLTSPTTLYAGFDPTAPSLHAGHLVPLLTLKRFQRAGHRPIVLAGGATGMIGDPRDVGERTMQSADTVAESARRIRSQLERFVDFDDSPTGAVVVNNLDWTGSLPVVDFLRDVGKHFSVNVMLARDTVRRRLESDGMSYTEFSYMLLQANDYLQLNREFGCALQVGGSDQWGNIIAGVDLTRRVDGRAVHALTVPLVTSSDGKKFGKSTGGGSLWLDPERTSPYSWYQYFLNTADADVVRYLKWFTFLGQEEIAELERVTLESPHKREAQRRLAQEMTTLVHGQANTDAVQLASQALFGRAELTELDENTLAAALSETTIADLSADSQPTIIDILVATGLSESNKAARRTIGEGGAYVNNVKISDPQWQPSSTDLLHGSWLVVRRGKRNFAGARVR; encoded by the coding sequence GTGACCGCTGCGATCCTCGACGAACTGAACTGGCGCGGGCTGATCGCCCAGACCACCGACATCGACGAGTTGGCGAAAGTGCTGACGAGTCCGACGACGCTCTACGCAGGGTTCGACCCCACTGCGCCGAGCCTGCACGCGGGCCACCTCGTTCCACTCCTCACACTGAAGCGGTTCCAGCGCGCAGGCCACCGGCCCATAGTCCTCGCCGGTGGGGCGACGGGGATGATCGGCGATCCGCGCGACGTCGGGGAACGCACCATGCAGTCAGCGGACACGGTGGCCGAATCAGCGCGGAGGATCAGGTCCCAACTGGAGCGATTTGTCGATTTCGATGATTCGCCCACCGGTGCTGTGGTGGTCAACAACCTCGATTGGACGGGCAGCCTCCCGGTGGTCGACTTCCTACGAGACGTCGGCAAACACTTCTCGGTCAACGTGATGCTGGCTCGTGACACCGTGCGACGCCGCCTGGAATCCGACGGTATGAGCTACACCGAATTCAGCTATATGTTGTTGCAGGCCAACGACTATCTGCAATTGAACCGTGAGTTCGGCTGCGCTCTGCAGGTGGGTGGTTCCGACCAGTGGGGCAACATCATCGCCGGCGTCGACCTCACCAGGAGGGTCGACGGCCGAGCTGTCCACGCGTTGACGGTCCCGCTGGTGACGTCGTCCGACGGCAAGAAGTTCGGCAAGTCAACCGGTGGTGGGAGCCTGTGGCTGGACCCGGAGCGGACCAGCCCCTATTCCTGGTACCAGTACTTCCTGAACACCGCGGACGCCGATGTGGTGCGTTACCTCAAGTGGTTCACCTTCCTGGGTCAGGAGGAGATCGCCGAACTCGAGCGGGTCACTCTGGAATCGCCGCACAAGCGCGAGGCGCAGCGACGGCTGGCGCAGGAGATGACCACTCTCGTCCACGGTCAGGCGAACACCGACGCGGTGCAACTGGCGAGCCAGGCGCTGTTCGGCCGTGCCGAATTGACCGAGCTCGACGAGAACACGCTGGCCGCGGCGCTGTCCGAGACCACCATTGCCGACCTGTCCGCAGACTCTCAGCCGACCATCATCGACATCTTGGTGGCGACGGGACTGTCCGAGAGCAACAAAGCCGCTCGTCGAACCATCGGAGAAGGCGGCGCGTACGTCAACAACGTCAAGATCTCGGATCCGCAGTGGCAGCCCAGTTCGACGGATCTGCTGCATGGATCGTGGTTGGTGGTGCGTCGTGGGAAGCGAAACTTCGCCGGCGCCCGGGTCCGATGA
- a CDS encoding DNA-3-methyladenine glycosylase: MERLAGATPLQAARRLLGSLLEVEAADGVVRMRIVEVEAYGGTPDSRFPDPASHGYRGPTDRNRVMFGSAGHLYVYRSYGIHWCANISYGQAGQCGGVLMRAGEIVGGLDIARLRRLTARADHQLACGPGNVGSALAISRELNGSAVCTGESPVRLFRGPRVPAAAVENGPRVGVSTAQDRPWRLWDGRSLAVSKYRRAEPLPSGTRTLRLSVPAAGTEGSTP; this comes from the coding sequence GTGGAGCGGCTGGCGGGTGCCACGCCGCTGCAGGCAGCGCGCCGACTACTCGGATCGCTGCTCGAGGTGGAAGCCGCCGACGGTGTGGTGCGGATGCGCATCGTCGAGGTCGAGGCCTACGGGGGTACCCCCGACAGTCGGTTCCCTGATCCTGCGTCGCACGGATACCGCGGACCGACCGACCGGAACCGGGTGATGTTCGGGTCGGCGGGTCACCTGTACGTATACCGGTCGTATGGCATCCACTGGTGCGCCAACATCTCCTACGGCCAGGCTGGGCAGTGCGGTGGTGTGTTGATGCGGGCGGGTGAGATAGTCGGTGGCCTCGACATCGCCAGACTCCGGCGCCTGACTGCCCGAGCTGACCACCAATTGGCCTGCGGCCCAGGCAATGTCGGATCGGCACTGGCCATAAGCAGGGAACTGAACGGGTCGGCCGTCTGCACGGGGGAGTCGCCCGTCAGGTTGTTCAGGGGGCCACGTGTACCGGCCGCCGCGGTCGAGAACGGGCCGCGCGTCGGCGTCAGCACCGCCCAGGATCGTCCGTGGCGTCTCTGGGACGGGCGCAGTCTCGCAGTGTCGAAGTACCGCCGCGCCGAGCCGTTGCCCTCCGGGACGCGCACCCTCCGCCTGTCGGTACCTGCGGCGGGTACGGAAGGATCGACTCCGTGA
- a CDS encoding Trm112 family protein: MSHEAGLNPLLLTLLACPQDHGPLLVIGDELMYNPRLRRAYRIDDGIPALLIDDARDVGDEEHEQLLQRATDTTGPSPS; the protein is encoded by the coding sequence GTGTCACATGAAGCCGGACTGAACCCCTTGTTGCTGACCTTGCTGGCATGCCCGCAGGACCACGGGCCGTTGCTGGTCATCGGCGACGAGCTGATGTACAACCCCAGGCTCCGCCGCGCCTATCGGATCGATGACGGCATACCCGCGCTGTTGATCGACGATGCGCGTGATGTCGGCGACGAAGAACACGAGCAATTGCTCCAGCGCGCCACTGACACGACCGGTCCCTCGCCCAGCTGA
- the argH gene encoding argininosuccinate lyase, translating to MSTNQGSLWGGRFASGPADAMAALSKSTHFDWVLAPYDIRASQAHARVLHSAGLLSDDDLQTMQDGLTRLADDVRSGEFAPADSDEDVHGALERGLIERVGAEVGGRLRAGRSRNDQVATLFRMWLRDAVRMVSAGVLDVVDALVGQARAHPDAVMPGKTHLQAAQPVLLAHHLLAHAHPLIRDVERLKDFDRRAAVSPYGSGALAGSSLGLDPEAIAADLGFDSAADNSIDATSSRDFAAEAAFVFAMIGVDLSRMAEEVILWSTPEFGYVTLADEWSTGSSIMPQKKNPDVSELTRGKSGRMIGNLTGLLATLKAQPLAYNRDLQEDKEPVFDSVTQLLLLLPAIAGLVSTLTFDENRMAELAPAGFTLATDIAEWMVRAGVPFRVAHEVAGACVRAAEEKGIGLPDLTDDQFAEIHPALTPAVRDVLTVEGSIASRDARGGTAGVRVAEQLNRVAEAAIGHRDF from the coding sequence ATGTCCACGAACCAGGGATCTCTGTGGGGAGGCCGGTTCGCCTCTGGCCCGGCCGACGCCATGGCTGCCCTGAGCAAGTCCACTCACTTCGATTGGGTGTTGGCTCCGTACGACATTCGGGCCTCCCAGGCTCACGCCCGAGTCCTCCACAGCGCTGGATTGCTGTCGGACGACGACCTGCAGACCATGCAGGACGGACTCACGAGATTGGCCGACGATGTCCGGTCGGGCGAGTTCGCACCCGCGGACAGCGACGAAGACGTCCACGGTGCGCTCGAACGCGGTCTGATCGAGCGGGTCGGCGCGGAGGTCGGTGGCCGTCTGCGCGCAGGGCGATCGCGGAACGACCAGGTGGCCACCCTCTTTCGGATGTGGCTGCGCGACGCCGTGCGGATGGTGTCGGCGGGAGTTCTCGATGTGGTGGACGCACTGGTCGGTCAGGCACGGGCGCACCCCGATGCGGTGATGCCGGGCAAGACGCACCTGCAAGCGGCGCAGCCGGTGTTGCTTGCGCATCACCTGCTCGCGCACGCCCATCCGTTGATCCGGGATGTCGAGCGGCTGAAGGACTTCGATCGTCGCGCCGCCGTCTCGCCCTACGGGTCGGGTGCCTTGGCGGGGTCATCGTTGGGTCTCGACCCTGAGGCCATCGCAGCTGATCTCGGGTTCGACTCGGCGGCAGACAATTCGATCGACGCCACGTCGTCGCGGGACTTCGCTGCCGAAGCCGCTTTCGTCTTCGCGATGATCGGTGTCGACCTGTCGAGGATGGCCGAAGAGGTCATCCTATGGAGCACACCGGAGTTCGGGTACGTGACACTGGCCGACGAGTGGTCGACCGGCAGTTCGATCATGCCCCAGAAGAAGAATCCGGACGTCTCGGAACTGACGCGCGGAAAGTCCGGACGAATGATCGGCAACCTCACCGGGTTGCTGGCAACCCTGAAGGCACAGCCGCTGGCGTACAACCGTGACCTGCAAGAGGACAAGGAGCCGGTCTTCGACTCGGTCACCCAGTTGCTCCTTCTGCTGCCGGCAATCGCGGGGCTGGTCAGCACCCTGACCTTCGACGAGAACCGGATGGCGGAACTGGCTCCCGCCGGGTTCACACTGGCCACCGACATCGCGGAGTGGATGGTCCGCGCGGGTGTGCCCTTCCGTGTCGCCCACGAGGTTGCGGGTGCATGTGTCCGCGCCGCCGAGGAGAAGGGGATCGGGCTGCCCGATCTCACCGACGACCAGTTCGCCGAGATCCACCCGGCGTTGACGCCGGCGGTTCGTGATGTGCTGACCGTCGAGGGGTCGATCGCTTCGCGGGACGCGCGCGGCGGAACAGCCGGTGTGCGGGTCGCCGAGCAATTGAACAGGGTGGCCGAGGCCGCAATCGGACACAGGGACTTTTAG
- a CDS encoding argininosuccinate synthase, with product MAQRVILAYSGGLDTSVAISWIGKETGKEVVAVAIDLGQGGEDMEVVRQRALDCGAVESVVVDARDEFAEQYCLPAITSNALYMDRYPLVSAISRPLIAKHLVTAAREHGGTTVAHGCTGKGNDQVRFEVGFGSLAPELEVIAPVRDYAWTREKAITFAEENAIPINVSKKSPFSIDQNVWGRAVETGFLEDLWNAPTKDVYSYTEDPTINWQAPDEVIISFEKGRPTAIDGRPVSVLEAIVELNRRAGAHGVGRLDVVEDRLVGIKSREIYEAPGAMVLIRAHEELEHVTLERELGRFKRGTDRKWAELVYDGLWFSPLKSSLEAFVDHTQQHVTGDIRLNLHGGHIAVTGRRSDESLYDFNLATYDEGDTFDQSAAKGFVHLHGLSSKISAKRDLR from the coding sequence ATGGCGCAGCGCGTGATCCTCGCGTATTCCGGCGGCCTGGACACCTCGGTGGCCATCAGCTGGATCGGTAAGGAAACCGGTAAGGAGGTGGTGGCCGTGGCCATCGACCTCGGCCAGGGTGGTGAGGACATGGAGGTGGTCCGCCAGCGAGCCCTCGACTGTGGGGCGGTGGAGTCGGTGGTGGTCGACGCACGTGACGAGTTCGCCGAGCAATACTGCCTGCCCGCCATCACCAGCAACGCGCTGTACATGGATCGCTACCCGCTGGTGTCGGCCATCTCTCGGCCGCTGATCGCCAAGCACCTGGTGACCGCGGCCCGCGAACACGGCGGCACCACCGTCGCGCACGGTTGCACCGGCAAGGGCAATGACCAGGTTCGATTCGAGGTCGGATTCGGTTCACTCGCACCGGAACTCGAGGTGATCGCACCGGTCCGCGACTACGCCTGGACCCGTGAGAAGGCCATCACCTTCGCCGAAGAGAACGCCATCCCCATCAACGTGTCGAAGAAGTCACCGTTCTCGATCGACCAGAACGTGTGGGGCCGGGCGGTGGAAACCGGGTTCCTCGAGGATCTCTGGAATGCGCCCACCAAGGATGTGTACTCGTACACCGAGGACCCGACCATCAACTGGCAGGCGCCCGACGAGGTCATCATCAGCTTCGAGAAGGGCCGTCCCACAGCGATCGACGGACGGCCGGTCTCGGTCCTCGAGGCGATCGTCGAACTCAACCGTCGGGCAGGCGCGCACGGCGTCGGCCGTCTCGACGTGGTCGAGGACCGATTGGTCGGCATCAAGAGCCGCGAGATCTACGAGGCTCCGGGCGCCATGGTCTTGATCCGCGCGCACGAAGAGCTCGAACACGTCACCCTCGAGCGCGAACTGGGTCGTTTCAAACGCGGCACCGACCGCAAGTGGGCCGAGCTCGTCTACGACGGTCTGTGGTTCTCTCCACTGAAGTCGTCGCTCGAAGCCTTTGTCGACCACACCCAGCAGCACGTGACCGGCGACATCAGGCTCAACCTGCACGGTGGTCACATCGCGGTCACCGGTCGGCGCAGTGACGAGTCGCTCTACGACTTCAACCTCGCCACCTACGACGAAGGCGACACATTCGACCAGTCGGCAGCCAAGGGCTTTGTCCATCTGCACGGCCTGTCGTCGAAGATCTCCGCGAAGCGGGATCTGCGCTAG
- a CDS encoding arginine repressor: protein MAAGSTVTTRAGRHARIIALLAGREVHSQTQLRELLAADGIDATQATISRDLDELGAVKIRGADGGSGIYVVPEDGSPVRGVSGGTDRLSRLMGDLLVSIDSSGAMAVLRTPPGAAHYLASALDRASLPEVVGTIAGDDTLFVLAREPITGADLAEMLEALA, encoded by the coding sequence GTGGCTGCTGGATCAACGGTGACCACCCGGGCCGGCCGACACGCACGGATCATCGCTCTGCTGGCCGGCCGCGAGGTGCACAGTCAGACCCAGCTGCGGGAGCTTCTCGCCGCCGATGGCATCGACGCGACCCAGGCGACGATCTCCCGTGATCTCGATGAACTGGGTGCGGTGAAGATCCGCGGCGCCGACGGCGGATCCGGCATCTACGTGGTGCCGGAGGACGGCTCACCGGTTCGCGGAGTCAGCGGCGGCACCGACCGCTTGTCGCGCCTGATGGGGGACCTGCTCGTGTCGATCGACTCCAGCGGTGCCATGGCGGTGTTGCGAACCCCGCCCGGCGCGGCGCACTATCTGGCCAGTGCGCTCGACCGGGCGAGCCTTCCCGAAGTCGTCGGCACCATCGCCGGGGACGACACACTTTTTGTGCTTGCCCGCGAACCGATCACCGGCGCCGACCTGGCCGAGATGCTCGAGGCGCTGGCATGA
- the argF gene encoding ornithine carbamoyltransferase: MTRHFLRDDDLSPEEQARVLALAAEVKAQPFAHTPLSGPKGVGVIFDKNSTRTRFSFEMGIAQLGGHAVVVDGKETQLGRDETLADTGRVLSRYVEAIVWRTYGQNRLEEMASTATVPVINALSDDFHPCQVLADLQTIVEHKGHAAGLTLTYLGDGANNMAHSLMLGCVTAGMHVKISAPQGFTPDERFVGYARDRAALTGGSVEVVVDPKSAVAGADVLVTDTWVSMGQEDDGRDRRAPFRAYQINADLLALADPQAIVLHCLPAHRGEEITDEVIDGPQSVVFDEAENRLHAQKAVMLWLLDQR, encoded by the coding sequence ATGACGCGGCATTTCCTGAGGGACGATGACCTCTCGCCGGAGGAGCAGGCCCGAGTGTTGGCCCTGGCCGCAGAGGTCAAGGCACAACCTTTTGCTCACACACCGCTTTCCGGCCCGAAGGGTGTCGGGGTCATCTTCGACAAGAACTCCACCCGGACTCGGTTTTCCTTCGAGATGGGTATCGCCCAACTCGGTGGGCACGCGGTGGTTGTCGACGGCAAGGAAACCCAACTGGGCCGTGATGAGACGCTGGCCGACACGGGCCGGGTCCTGTCCCGGTATGTGGAGGCGATCGTCTGGCGCACGTACGGCCAGAACCGTCTCGAAGAGATGGCGTCCACCGCAACCGTCCCGGTCATCAACGCATTGTCCGACGACTTCCACCCGTGCCAGGTGCTGGCTGATCTGCAGACGATCGTCGAACACAAAGGTCATGCTGCGGGTCTCACGCTCACCTACCTCGGGGACGGCGCGAACAACATGGCCCATTCTTTGATGCTCGGCTGTGTGACGGCGGGAATGCACGTGAAAATCAGTGCACCGCAAGGATTCACGCCCGACGAACGGTTTGTCGGCTACGCACGGGACCGAGCTGCGCTCACCGGTGGAAGCGTCGAGGTTGTCGTCGACCCGAAGTCGGCCGTTGCCGGGGCCGATGTACTGGTGACCGACACCTGGGTGTCGATGGGTCAGGAAGACGACGGACGTGATCGGAGGGCGCCCTTCCGCGCCTATCAGATCAACGCCGATCTGCTGGCGCTCGCCGATCCCCAAGCGATCGTGCTGCATTGCCTGCCTGCTCATCGCGGGGAGGAGATCACCGACGAGGTCATCGACGGGCCACAGAGCGTGGTGTTCGACGAGGCGGAGAACCGGTTGCATGCCCAGAAGGCGGTGATGTTGTGGCTGCTGGATCAACGGTGA
- a CDS encoding acetylornithine transaminase, which produces MTHDRTEALQERWSASLMTNYGTPKVALKSGLGAVLTDVEGREYLDLLGGIAVNVLGHANPGVIAAVTEQMSTLGHTSNIYLNEPVVKLAEALLSRWGVEGRAFFCNSGAEANEAAFKIARRTGRPEIIAAEQAFHGRTMGALALTGQPAKRTPFEPMPPGVRHVPYGDIDAMAAAIGPQTAAVFLEPILGESGVVVPPADYLASVRQLTTEHGALLILDEVQTGIGRTGTFYAHQSVGITPDVITLAKGLGGGLPIGAVLATGPAADLLEPGQHGTTFGGNPVCAAAALSVLDQIDSQGLTEHAASLGKFITSGIDELGHPLISHTRGAGLLLAVVLTEPVAGAAEAAARERGFLINAPAPDVLRLAPPLILTEEQAAGFVQALPGILDAAGKAQS; this is translated from the coding sequence ATGACACACGATCGGACCGAGGCCTTGCAAGAACGGTGGTCGGCTTCGCTGATGACGAACTACGGGACGCCGAAGGTGGCCCTGAAGTCCGGGCTCGGCGCGGTTCTCACCGATGTCGAGGGCCGGGAGTATCTCGACCTTCTCGGTGGGATCGCGGTGAACGTCCTGGGGCACGCCAACCCCGGCGTCATCGCGGCGGTGACCGAGCAGATGTCCACTCTCGGACACACCTCGAACATCTATCTCAACGAACCTGTGGTCAAGCTGGCCGAGGCGCTGCTGTCGAGGTGGGGTGTCGAGGGCAGGGCGTTCTTCTGCAATTCCGGCGCCGAGGCCAACGAGGCGGCGTTCAAGATCGCCCGGCGCACGGGGAGGCCAGAGATCATCGCGGCCGAGCAGGCGTTCCACGGACGCACGATGGGGGCTCTGGCACTGACGGGCCAGCCGGCGAAACGCACGCCGTTCGAGCCGATGCCACCAGGGGTGCGCCACGTGCCCTACGGGGACATCGACGCGATGGCCGCAGCCATCGGACCGCAGACCGCTGCAGTCTTTCTCGAACCCATCCTGGGCGAAAGCGGGGTGGTGGTGCCGCCTGCGGACTATCTCGCGTCGGTACGGCAGCTCACCACCGAGCACGGCGCCCTCCTGATCCTGGACGAGGTACAGACCGGAATCGGTCGTACCGGAACGTTTTACGCCCACCAGTCGGTCGGGATCACCCCAGACGTGATCACGTTGGCCAAGGGCCTCGGCGGCGGACTGCCGATCGGAGCGGTCCTGGCGACGGGCCCGGCCGCAGACCTACTCGAACCCGGTCAACACGGCACGACGTTCGGTGGCAACCCGGTGTGCGCGGCGGCTGCGCTGTCGGTGCTCGATCAGATCGACTCACAGGGGCTCACCGAGCATGCTGCGTCGCTGGGCAAGTTCATCACCAGCGGCATCGACGAACTGGGACACCCGCTCATCTCCCATACTCGCGGTGCGGGTCTGCTTCTGGCCGTTGTCCTCACCGAGCCGGTCGCCGGCGCGGCCGAGGCCGCGGCCCGGGAGCGTGGGTTCCTCATCAACGCTCCGGCCCCGGACGTCCTGCGATTGGCACCGCCCTTGATCCTCACCGAGGAACAGGCAGCTGGGTTCGTACAAGCGCTGCCCGGCATCCTCGACGCGGCCGGAAAGGCGCAGTCATGA